Proteins from a genomic interval of Motacilla alba alba isolate MOTALB_02 chromosome 11, Motacilla_alba_V1.0_pri, whole genome shotgun sequence:
- the POP4 gene encoding ribonuclease P protein subunit p29, producing the protein MRAGLVIGPRPQRRDAMEGQLYRRLPPEETGELRLQPQGSEKAKTFVHGFLKRSMPKMKDEAIQDMLTRKAVILEHYHKKQTKQKRKKTKGFTAKQRRELRLFEIEPEQQKYAIFLPLHELWKQYIRDLCHGLKPDAQPHMIQSKLLKADLHGAIVTVTKSKCPSYVGITGIILQEFKHIFKIITKEDKLKVVPKLNNVFSLELDGFISYIYGSKFLLRASERSAKKFKLKGTIDL; encoded by the exons ATGCGCGCTGGACTCGTCATCGGCCCGCGCCCGCAGCGCCGCGACGCCATGGagg GACAGCTGTACCGCCGGCTGCCGCCCGAGGAGACCGGGGAGCTGCGCCTGCAG CCCCAGGGCTCAGAAAAAGCCAAGACCTTTGTACATGGCTTCCTGAAGCGCAGCATGCCCAAAATGAAAGATGAGGCTATCCAGGATATGCTAACTCGGAAAGCTGTCATCCTGGAGCATTACCACAAAAAACAGACCAagcaaaagaggaagaagacaaaAGGTTTTACTGCCAAGCAGAGGCGAGAGCTGCGTCTGTTTGAAATTGAACCTGAGCAGCAGAA ATATGCCATCTTCCTGCCACTCCACGAGCTCTGGAAACAGTACATCAGAGACCTGTGCCATGGACTCAAACCCGATGC GCAACCCCATATGATTCAGAGCAAGCTGCTCAAAGCTGATCTCCATGGAGCCATCGTTACag TTACAAAATCAAAGTGCCCCTCTTACGTTGGGATAACAGGAATCATTCTACAGGAATTTAAACACATCTTCAAAATTATCACTAAAGAGGACAAGTTAAAAG TTGTTCCCAAACTTAACAACGTGTTTAGCCTGGAGCTTGATGGGTTCATTTCCTACATCTACGGCAGCAAGTTCCTGCTCAGAGCAAGTGAGAGGTCTGCAAAAAAATTCAAGTTGAAAGGAACTATTGACCTGTGA